The proteins below are encoded in one region of Streptomyces marianii:
- a CDS encoding SpoIIE family protein phosphatase: MDESRADATGADRDDYPFAVAGTAAALLDGAGTVVALTPAAEVLLGRRSADVCGRPVRELLADAGGWEALLAQRIGVPRRDEAPDPAGATAAGRGEQGPPDPPAGGWEGRATLRHGAGHDLDVGFGVLPLDAGRGDGTARFLVVGAPADALVRWRQDRALTRELFLQGRVGLALFDAGLRLLRTNTHLLPYTGVPVDLGGRRLGDFLRAEDADTIDAQLREVLRTGAPLIGFNTAVRTLADPLGGRELSFSAFRLLESDGRAMGVATVFTDVTDHQRARGRLELLYRATEALSGSLSVMRTVEDLAEVLAPALGDRAAVDLAETVLTGGEPPADGRHTLVLLRMAVAGAEDGVPRTGTAHVEPIDAPDGRDPGDLAGNGRGVLVTGLGRDAVPPGGAPEWTAAVPGAHSAMAAPLRARGIMFGRLVVWRTGHRPILDLDDLVLLEEIAARAALAVDNARRYTKERRTAVGLQRSLLPPATCERPALEAAGAYLPADADSGVGGDWFDVIPLSSARVALVVGDVAGHGLHATAMMGRLRSAVRALADLDLEPEELLAHLDDLVLQVATEAESEEPGNGNTGIPLPGGPAGATCLYAVYDPVARSCVMASAGHPPPAVVAPDGTVDWFDVSPGPPLGVGGWPFEAVERDLAPGSVLALYTDGLIERGEGDIDEGMRDLADRLIRAEVVERPLRHARHDIVADLPPGRLRDDVTLLLARTREVPAGSTATWLLDADPAVVSDARHLVLEQLTRWDLDELGFTTELIASELVTNAIRYAGGPVRLRLIRTDALTCEVSDPSNTQPRMRRARTSEEGGRGLYLVAQLSRRWGSRYTREGKTVWSEQPLPLVLAGHSP, from the coding sequence GTGGACGAGTCCCGTGCGGACGCCACCGGCGCCGACCGCGACGACTACCCCTTCGCCGTCGCGGGCACGGCGGCGGCACTGCTGGACGGCGCCGGTACCGTCGTGGCCCTGACGCCGGCCGCCGAGGTGCTGCTCGGCCGGCGGTCCGCGGACGTCTGCGGGAGGCCCGTACGGGAGCTGCTGGCGGACGCGGGCGGCTGGGAGGCCCTGCTCGCGCAGCGGATCGGCGTGCCGAGACGGGACGAGGCGCCGGATCCGGCCGGCGCGACGGCCGCCGGCCGGGGAGAGCAGGGTCCCCCGGATCCGCCGGCGGGCGGCTGGGAGGGCCGGGCGACGCTCCGGCACGGCGCCGGACACGACCTGGACGTCGGCTTCGGCGTTCTTCCCCTCGACGCGGGCCGTGGCGACGGCACGGCCCGGTTCCTGGTCGTCGGTGCGCCCGCCGACGCTCTCGTGCGGTGGCGGCAGGACCGCGCCCTCACCCGGGAGCTGTTCCTCCAGGGCCGGGTGGGGCTCGCCCTCTTCGACGCCGGACTGCGGCTGCTTCGGACCAATACCCACCTGCTGCCCTACACGGGCGTGCCCGTCGATCTCGGTGGCCGGCGCCTCGGGGACTTCCTCCGCGCCGAGGACGCCGACACCATCGACGCACAGCTGAGGGAGGTCCTGCGTACGGGCGCCCCGCTGATCGGCTTCAACACCGCCGTGCGCACCCTGGCCGACCCGCTGGGCGGCCGGGAACTGTCCTTCTCGGCGTTCCGGCTGCTGGAGTCCGACGGCCGCGCGATGGGCGTGGCGACGGTCTTCACCGATGTCACCGACCACCAGCGGGCACGCGGCCGGCTGGAGCTCCTGTACCGCGCCACGGAGGCGCTGAGCGGATCGCTCTCGGTCATGCGCACCGTCGAGGACCTGGCGGAGGTCCTGGCACCCGCGCTCGGGGACCGCGCCGCCGTGGACCTCGCGGAGACCGTGCTGACGGGCGGCGAACCGCCGGCGGACGGCCGGCACACGCTGGTGCTGCTGCGGATGGCCGTCGCCGGGGCGGAGGACGGCGTACCGCGGACCGGCACGGCACATGTGGAACCGATCGACGCCCCTGACGGGCGCGACCCCGGGGACCTCGCGGGCAACGGCCGCGGTGTGCTGGTCACCGGACTCGGCCGGGACGCGGTGCCCCCGGGCGGTGCTCCGGAGTGGACGGCCGCCGTGCCGGGCGCCCACTCGGCGATGGCCGCCCCGCTGCGCGCCCGGGGCATCATGTTCGGCAGGCTCGTGGTCTGGCGCACCGGGCACCGCCCGATCCTGGACCTGGACGATCTGGTGTTGCTGGAGGAGATCGCCGCACGGGCCGCGCTCGCCGTGGACAACGCCCGCCGCTACACGAAGGAGCGCCGCACCGCCGTGGGCCTCCAGCGCAGCCTGCTGCCGCCCGCGACCTGCGAGCGGCCCGCGCTGGAGGCGGCCGGCGCCTATCTGCCGGCCGACGCCGACAGCGGCGTGGGCGGTGACTGGTTCGACGTCATCCCGCTGTCCTCGGCCCGGGTCGCCCTGGTCGTGGGTGACGTGGCCGGTCACGGACTGCACGCCACGGCCATGATGGGGCGGCTGCGCAGCGCCGTACGGGCGCTGGCCGATCTCGACCTGGAACCCGAGGAACTGCTCGCGCACCTGGACGACCTGGTCCTCCAGGTCGCCACCGAGGCCGAGAGCGAGGAGCCGGGCAACGGGAACACCGGCATCCCCCTTCCCGGCGGTCCGGCCGGCGCCACCTGCCTGTACGCCGTCTACGACCCGGTGGCCCGGAGCTGCGTCATGGCGAGCGCCGGGCATCCGCCGCCCGCGGTCGTCGCGCCGGACGGCACCGTGGACTGGTTCGACGTGAGCCCCGGCCCGCCGCTCGGTGTCGGCGGCTGGCCCTTCGAGGCCGTCGAGCGCGATCTGGCGCCGGGCAGTGTCCTGGCCCTCTACACCGACGGCCTGATCGAACGCGGGGAGGGAGACATCGACGAGGGCATGCGGGACCTGGCGGACCGGCTGATTCGTGCGGAGGTGGTGGAGCGGCCGCTGCGCCACGCCCGCCACGACATCGTGGCGGACCTCCCGCCGGGCCGGCTGAGGGACGACGTCACGCTGCTGCTGGCCCGTACCCGGGAGGTGCCCGCGGGTTCCACCGCCACCTGGCTGCTCGACGCCGATCCCGCCGTCGTCTCGGACGCGCGCCATCTGGTCCTGGAGCAGCTGACCCGCTGGGACCTCGACGAACTGGGCTTCACCACCGAGCTGATCGCCAGTGAGCTCGTCACCAACGCCATCCGCTACGCCGGCGGTCCCGTACGCCTCCGGCTGATCCGGACCGACGCGCTGACCTGCGAGGTCTCCGATCCGAGCAACACCCAGCCCAGAATGCGCCGGGCCCGGACGTCGGAGGAGGGAGGCCGCGGTCTCTACCTCGTCGCCCAGCTCTCGCGCCGCTGGGGCAGCCGCTACACCAGAGAGGGGAAGACCGTCTGGTCCGAGCAGCCCCTGCCCCTCGTTCTCGCCGGCCACTCACCGTGA
- a CDS encoding NADP-dependent isocitrate dehydrogenase produces the protein MSDSTIIYTHTDEAPALATYSFLPVIQAYASTAGVAVETRDISLAGRIISQFPEYLEEGQRVDDALAELGELAKTPGANIIKLPNISASIPQLKAAIAELREQGYALPAYPDDPKTDEERDIRARYDKVKGSAVNPVLREGNSDRRAPASVKNYARAHPHRMGAWTSESKTNVATMTGDDFRSTEKSAVVAEDGTLRIELLGDDGSTTVLRESVPVLAGEVVDASVMRVAVLREFLGEQVARAKAEDVLFSVHLKATMMKVSDPIVFGHVVRAFFPKTFAEHGEALASAGLTPNDGLGGILKGLESLPQGDAVKASFEAELAEGPALAMVDSDRGITNLHVPSDVIVDASMPAMIRTSGHMWGPDGQEADTLAVIPDSSYAGIYQVVIDDCRANGAFDPATMGSVPNVGLMAQKAEEYGSHDKTFEVATTGTVRVVDADGNAVLEQTVSAGDIFRMCQTKDEPIKDWVKLAVTRARATGDPAVFWLDEGRAHDARLIEKVRRYLPEHDTEGLQIEIMAPVDAIRFSLERIRRGEDTISVTGNVLRDYLTDLFPILELGTSAKMLSVVPLMNGGGLFETGAGGSAPKHVQQLVKENYLRWDSLGEFLALAVSFEHLATTTGNARARILADTLDRATGTFLNENKSPSRRLGGIDNRGSHFYLALYWAQELARQTDDAQLAEAFAALAKTLSEQESTIVDELIAVQGSPADIGGYYQPDAAKASAVMRPSQTLNQALATLG, from the coding sequence GTGAGTGACTCGACCATCATCTACACACACACTGACGAGGCCCCGGCCCTGGCGACGTACTCGTTCCTGCCGGTGATCCAGGCGTACGCCTCGACGGCCGGAGTCGCCGTGGAGACCCGGGACATCTCGCTGGCGGGGCGGATCATCTCCCAGTTCCCGGAGTACCTGGAGGAGGGCCAGCGCGTCGACGACGCCCTCGCCGAGCTCGGTGAACTGGCCAAGACCCCCGGCGCCAACATCATCAAGCTGCCGAACATCTCGGCTTCCATCCCGCAGCTGAAGGCCGCGATCGCCGAGCTGCGGGAGCAGGGCTACGCGCTGCCCGCCTACCCGGACGACCCGAAGACCGACGAGGAGCGCGACATCCGCGCCCGCTACGACAAGGTCAAGGGCAGCGCGGTCAACCCCGTGCTGCGCGAGGGCAACTCCGACCGCCGCGCGCCCGCCTCGGTCAAGAACTACGCCAGGGCCCACCCGCACCGCATGGGTGCCTGGACCTCCGAGTCCAAGACCAACGTCGCGACCATGACCGGCGACGACTTCCGCTCCACCGAGAAGTCCGCCGTCGTCGCCGAGGACGGCACGCTCCGCATCGAGCTCCTGGGAGACGACGGCAGCACCACCGTGCTGCGCGAGTCGGTCCCGGTCCTCGCCGGCGAGGTCGTCGACGCGTCCGTGATGCGCGTGGCCGTGCTGCGCGAGTTCCTCGGCGAGCAGGTCGCCCGCGCCAAGGCCGAGGACGTGCTCTTCTCCGTGCACCTCAAGGCCACGATGATGAAGGTCTCCGACCCGATCGTCTTCGGCCACGTCGTACGGGCCTTCTTCCCGAAGACCTTCGCCGAGCACGGTGAGGCCCTCGCCTCGGCCGGCCTGACCCCGAACGACGGTCTCGGCGGCATCCTCAAGGGTCTGGAGTCGCTCCCCCAGGGCGACGCGGTCAAGGCGTCCTTCGAGGCCGAGCTCGCCGAGGGTCCCGCCCTGGCGATGGTCGACTCCGACCGCGGCATCACCAACCTGCACGTGCCGAGCGACGTCATCGTCGACGCCTCGATGCCGGCGATGATCCGCACCTCCGGCCACATGTGGGGCCCGGACGGCCAGGAGGCCGACACCCTCGCCGTCATCCCGGACAGCAGCTACGCGGGCATCTACCAGGTCGTCATCGACGACTGCCGTGCCAACGGCGCCTTCGACCCGGCGACCATGGGCTCCGTCCCGAACGTCGGTCTGATGGCCCAGAAGGCCGAGGAGTACGGCAGCCACGACAAGACCTTCGAGGTCGCGACCACCGGCACGGTCCGCGTCGTCGACGCCGACGGCAACGCCGTGCTCGAGCAGACGGTCAGCGCCGGCGACATCTTCCGCATGTGCCAGACCAAGGACGAGCCGATCAAGGACTGGGTCAAGCTCGCCGTCACCCGCGCCCGCGCCACCGGCGACCCGGCCGTGTTCTGGCTCGACGAGGGCCGCGCGCACGACGCCCGGCTGATCGAGAAGGTCCGCCGGTACCTGCCGGAGCACGACACCGAGGGCCTGCAGATCGAGATCATGGCCCCGGTCGACGCGATCCGCTTCTCCCTGGAGCGCATCCGCCGCGGCGAGGACACCATCTCCGTCACCGGCAACGTGCTGCGCGACTACCTGACCGACCTGTTCCCGATCCTGGAGCTGGGCACCAGCGCCAAGATGCTGTCGGTCGTCCCGCTGATGAACGGCGGCGGACTGTTCGAGACCGGCGCCGGCGGCTCCGCGCCGAAGCACGTCCAGCAGCTCGTCAAGGAGAACTACCTCCGCTGGGACAGCCTGGGCGAGTTCCTGGCGCTCGCGGTCAGCTTCGAGCACCTCGCCACCACGACGGGCAACGCCCGCGCCCGGATCCTGGCCGACACGCTCGACCGTGCGACCGGCACCTTCCTCAACGAGAACAAGTCGCCGAGCCGTCGCCTCGGCGGCATCGACAACCGCGGCAGCCACTTCTACCTGGCGCTCTACTGGGCCCAGGAGCTGGCCAGGCAGACCGACGACGCCCAGCTCGCCGAGGCGTTCGCCGCGCTGGCCAAGACGCTGAGCGAGCAGGAGAGCACCATCGTCGACGAGCTGATCGCCGTGCAGGGCTCGCCCGCCGACATCGGCGGCTACTACCAGCCGGACGCGGCCAAGGCCTCGGCGGTGATGCGCCCGTCGCAGACCCTCAACCAGGCGCTCGCGACCCTCGGCTGA
- a CDS encoding GMC family oxidoreductase produces MASPLSPPEFDHVVVGGGTAGAVVAARLSEDPDVSVCLLEAGPSDVGDDNILVLERWMALLESGYDWDYPVEPQVNGNSFLRHARARVLGGCSSHNSCIAFWAPAEDLDGWAATGCTGWSAADCFPLYRRLENNDAPGEHHGRSGPVRLRTVPPRDPCGRALLEACAEAGIPTTPFNAGTTVVRGANWFQINARPDGTRSSASVSYLHPVLGNRPNLEVRTGVRARRLLFSADGRCTGVEYLEPDTVHTSVVTARGEVVVACGAIDSPKLLMLSGIGPGGHLRDVGVDVRVDAPGVGSHLQDHPEGVIMWEAKQPMVTTSTQWWEIGIFADTVPGLDRPDLMFHYGSVPFDLNTYRQGYPTSDNAFSLTPNVTRARSLGTVRLRSRDFRDKPLVDPRYFTDEHDVRVMTYGLRLARDIVSRTPMRDWAGAELAPGPGTTSDEELFAYVRATHNTVYHPAGTVRMGGDDDPESPLDARLRVKGVRGLRVADASVMPLLTTVNPCITTMMIGEKCADMIKADADAGNG; encoded by the coding sequence ATGGCCTCACCCCTGTCCCCGCCCGAGTTCGACCACGTCGTCGTGGGCGGCGGCACGGCCGGCGCCGTCGTCGCCGCCCGGCTCAGCGAAGACCCGGACGTCAGCGTCTGCCTGCTGGAGGCCGGTCCCTCGGACGTGGGCGACGACAACATCCTGGTGCTGGAGCGCTGGATGGCCCTGCTGGAGTCCGGATACGACTGGGACTACCCGGTCGAACCGCAGGTGAACGGCAACAGTTTCCTCCGCCATGCCCGGGCGAGGGTCCTCGGCGGCTGTTCGTCGCACAACTCCTGCATCGCGTTCTGGGCACCCGCGGAGGATCTGGACGGGTGGGCGGCGACGGGCTGCACCGGCTGGAGCGCCGCGGACTGCTTCCCGCTGTACCGACGGCTGGAGAACAACGACGCGCCCGGCGAGCACCACGGGCGTTCCGGCCCGGTGCGGCTGCGGACGGTACCCCCGAGGGACCCCTGCGGGCGGGCCCTGCTGGAGGCCTGCGCCGAGGCGGGCATCCCGACGACCCCGTTCAACGCCGGCACGACGGTGGTACGGGGCGCCAACTGGTTCCAGATCAACGCCCGCCCGGACGGGACCCGTTCGTCCGCGTCGGTGTCGTATCTGCACCCGGTGCTCGGCAACCGGCCGAACCTGGAGGTACGGACCGGGGTACGGGCGCGGCGTCTGCTGTTCTCGGCCGACGGCCGGTGCACGGGTGTCGAGTACCTGGAGCCGGACACCGTCCACACCTCCGTGGTGACCGCCCGTGGCGAGGTGGTCGTGGCCTGCGGGGCGATCGACTCGCCCAAGCTGCTGATGCTGTCGGGCATCGGCCCGGGAGGGCATCTGCGGGACGTCGGGGTCGACGTCCGGGTGGACGCCCCCGGCGTCGGCTCCCATCTGCAGGACCACCCGGAGGGAGTGATCATGTGGGAGGCGAAGCAGCCCATGGTGACCACCTCCACCCAGTGGTGGGAGATCGGCATCTTCGCGGACACCGTGCCCGGCCTGGACCGCCCGGACCTGATGTTCCACTACGGTTCCGTGCCCTTCGACCTGAACACCTACCGGCAGGGCTACCCCACGTCCGACAACGCCTTCTCGCTGACGCCGAACGTGACCCGGGCCCGCTCGCTGGGCACGGTCCGGCTGCGCAGCCGGGACTTCCGCGACAAGCCGTTGGTCGACCCCCGGTACTTCACCGACGAGCACGACGTCCGCGTGATGACGTACGGGCTGCGGCTGGCACGGGACATCGTCTCCCGCACGCCGATGAGGGACTGGGCCGGTGCGGAGCTCGCCCCCGGGCCCGGCACCACGAGCGACGAAGAACTGTTCGCCTATGTGCGCGCGACCCACAACACCGTCTACCACCCTGCGGGCACGGTGCGGATGGGCGGCGACGACGATCCGGAGTCGCCGCTCGACGCGCGCCTGCGGGTCAAGGGCGTACGGGGCCTGCGGGTGGCCGACGCCTCGGTGATGCCGCTGCTCACCACCGTCAACCCGTGCATCACGACGATGATGATCGGCGAGAAGTGCGCCGACATGATCAAGGCCGACGCCGACGCGGGGAACGGCTGA
- a CDS encoding aldehyde dehydrogenase family protein, which yields MPELFIGGTWTAAAGGRKREIRCPADGTLVATVDEAGPEDVSAAVAAARDAYDSGPWPRTPAVERGELLLRTAALLERDKAELARAESLDTGKRLVESAYDMDDIAKCFRWFGHLVAAGGHDRVVDAGLPDVDSRVVHEPVGVCSLITPWNYPLLQTSWKVAPALGAGNTFVLKPSELTPHTAVMLMRLLTEAGLPDGAANLVLGAGGAVGAPLTEDPRVDMVSFTGGLVTGRRIMAAAAPTVKKVALELGGKNPNVVFSDAEFEAAVDYAATAVFLHSGQVCSAGARLLVQEDLHDAFVAELVKQAESIRLGGPFDDDARAGPLISAGHLEKIEAYVAAGVAEGAVLRCGGSRPEDPELADGFYHLPTVLDECTPDMTVVRDESFGPVLTVERFRDEEEAVALANDTVYGLAGAVWTGDPARAHRVASRMRAGTVWINDFHPYVPQAEWGGMKQSGFGRELGLAGLAEYLEAKHIWRNLAPSPQRWFA from the coding sequence ATGCCAGAGCTCTTCATCGGCGGTACCTGGACCGCCGCGGCCGGCGGGCGGAAGCGGGAGATCCGCTGTCCGGCCGACGGCACACTGGTGGCGACCGTCGACGAGGCGGGACCGGAGGACGTCTCCGCCGCCGTTGCCGCCGCCCGGGACGCTTACGACAGCGGGCCCTGGCCCCGGACCCCGGCCGTCGAACGCGGCGAACTGCTGCTGCGCACCGCCGCCCTGCTGGAGCGCGACAAGGCCGAACTCGCCCGCGCCGAGTCGCTGGACACGGGCAAGCGGCTGGTGGAGAGCGCGTACGACATGGACGACATCGCCAAGTGCTTCCGCTGGTTCGGTCATCTCGTGGCGGCGGGCGGCCACGACCGGGTCGTCGACGCCGGACTGCCGGACGTGGACAGCCGGGTCGTCCACGAGCCCGTCGGGGTCTGCTCGCTGATCACTCCGTGGAACTACCCGCTGCTCCAGACGTCGTGGAAGGTCGCCCCGGCCCTCGGCGCCGGCAACACGTTCGTCCTGAAGCCGAGTGAACTGACCCCGCACACCGCGGTGATGCTGATGCGGCTGCTCACCGAGGCGGGGCTGCCCGACGGCGCCGCCAACCTGGTGCTGGGCGCGGGCGGTGCCGTCGGGGCTCCGCTGACCGAGGACCCCAGGGTGGACATGGTGTCGTTCACGGGCGGCCTGGTCACCGGCCGCCGCATCATGGCGGCCGCCGCGCCGACGGTGAAGAAGGTGGCGCTCGAACTCGGCGGCAAGAACCCGAACGTGGTGTTCTCGGACGCGGAGTTCGAGGCGGCGGTGGACTACGCGGCGACGGCCGTCTTCCTGCACTCCGGCCAGGTCTGCTCGGCCGGGGCACGTCTACTGGTGCAGGAGGATCTGCACGACGCGTTCGTGGCGGAGCTCGTCAAGCAGGCGGAGTCCATCAGGCTCGGCGGGCCCTTCGACGACGACGCCCGCGCGGGCCCTCTGATCTCCGCCGGGCATCTGGAGAAGATCGAGGCGTACGTCGCGGCCGGTGTCGCCGAGGGCGCGGTCCTGCGCTGCGGCGGCTCCCGACCGGAGGACCCGGAGCTCGCCGACGGCTTCTACCACCTCCCGACGGTGCTGGACGAGTGCACCCCGGACATGACCGTGGTGCGCGACGAGTCCTTCGGCCCGGTGCTGACCGTGGAGCGGTTCCGCGACGAGGAGGAGGCGGTGGCGCTCGCCAACGACACGGTCTACGGGCTCGCGGGAGCCGTCTGGACCGGGGATCCGGCGCGGGCCCACCGGGTGGCTTCGAGGATGCGGGCCGGCACGGTGTGGATCAACGACTTCCATCCGTACGTCCCGCAGGCGGAGTGGGGCGGGATGAAGCAGTCCGGGTTCGGCCGCGAACTCGGCCTGGCCGGCCTGGCCGAGTATCTCGAGGCCAAGCACATCTGGCGCAATCTCGCGCCGAGCCCGCAGAGGTGGTTCGCATGA